A genome region from Chengkuizengella sp. SCS-71B includes the following:
- the gpr gene encoding GPR endopeptidase, with the protein MDTYSERIDLALEATELASNRMGGQIPGVHTETRSDEGVTITKIKVLDEEGSRAIGKMKGHYITIEVPGLRKKDSELQNQVATRLAKEFEQLLKDIKIEPNAKILVVGLGNWNVTPDALGPIVVENVMVTRHFFELMPNQVQEGYREVSAVAPGVLGITGIETSEIVHGIVEKSKPDVVVAIDALASMALDRVNTTIQIADTGIHPGSGIGNKRKGLNKETLGVPCIAIGVPTVVYASTIVNNSIQMAINHFKKQTDNTEFIFGALDKMTDQERLNLVREVLNPMGHDLLVTPKEIDEFIEDIANIIANGLNASLHEAVDTDNVAAYTH; encoded by the coding sequence ATGGACACATATTCAGAACGTATTGATCTAGCACTAGAAGCAACAGAATTAGCATCCAATCGTATGGGAGGCCAAATTCCAGGTGTACATACAGAAACTAGATCAGATGAGGGGGTTACTATTACTAAAATTAAAGTTTTAGATGAGGAAGGGTCTAGAGCTATTGGGAAAATGAAGGGACACTATATTACAATTGAAGTTCCTGGTTTAAGAAAAAAGGATTCTGAATTGCAAAACCAAGTGGCAACAAGACTTGCTAAAGAGTTTGAACAGCTATTAAAGGACATTAAAATAGAACCAAATGCAAAAATATTAGTTGTAGGTTTAGGGAATTGGAATGTAACTCCAGATGCACTAGGTCCAATTGTTGTTGAAAATGTGATGGTGACAAGACATTTTTTTGAATTAATGCCGAATCAAGTACAAGAAGGATATAGAGAAGTAAGTGCAGTAGCACCAGGTGTATTAGGAATAACAGGAATTGAGACAAGTGAAATTGTTCATGGGATTGTTGAAAAATCTAAACCTGATGTAGTGGTAGCTATTGATGCATTAGCTTCTATGGCCTTAGATCGAGTGAATACAACGATACAAATTGCTGATACAGGTATTCATCCTGGTTCTGGAATTGGGAATAAGAGAAAAGGACTAAATAAAGAAACGTTAGGTGTGCCTTGTATTGCAATTGGGGTCCCTACGGTTGTATATGCTTCAACTATTGTAAATAACAGCATTCAAATGGCGATTAATCATTTTAAAAAACAAACAGATAATACAGAATTTATTTTCGGTGCTTTGGATAAAATGACGGATCAAGAACGATTGAATTTAGTGAGAGAAGTATTAAATCCCATGGGACATGATTTGCTAGTTACACCGAAGGAAATCGATGAATTTATTGAGGATATAGCAAACATCATTGCTAATGGCTTAAATGCATCACTTCATGAAGCAGTGGATACAGATAATGTAGCAGCATATACACATTAA
- the rpsT gene encoding 30S ribosomal protein S20, with the protein MPNIKSAIKRVKTSEKRRLINAAKKSALRTAIKTVDTAIEDKNAESAKAALSDAIKKLDKAASKGLIHKNAASRKKSRLTKKVNAL; encoded by the coding sequence ATGCCTAATATCAAATCTGCTATTAAGAGAGTAAAAACTAGTGAAAAACGTCGTTTAATTAATGCTGCTAAAAAATCCGCATTACGTACTGCAATCAAAACTGTTGATACAGCTATTGAAGATAAAAATGCAGAAAGTGCAAAAGCTGCACTAAGTGACGCCATTAAAAAGCTTGATAAAGCGGCTTCAAAAGGATTAATCCACAAAAATGCTGCTTCTAGGAAAAAATCACGCTTAACTAAAAAAGTTAATGCTCTTTAA
- the holA gene encoding DNA polymerase III subunit delta → MEYKEAVKQIKQKQFLPIYLCYGTEKFLMNEFIQFLTNEFIDPVHKDFALSLFDLNETSLDQVIEDVETLPFMVPNKLVVAKNASFLTGARDKSKIEHQFEKLEKYTNSPVDYSVLILYVHTEKLDERKKIVKLLKKQNYIVSFPPLKPNELTKWVLNRVKKNGNHISEQAIETFILYAGTNLQTLTAEIEKCCLFAGVDQEITSEMIQQLVVRSTEQNIFILVDEIVKKKLDKALAIFNTLLKQKEEPIKIVSLIARQFRIILQVKELSSKGYSQYQIASQLSIHPYAVKIADGQGRIYHEQNLLDILDKLAELDFQMKSGQVDKVLGIEKFLFQVNM, encoded by the coding sequence ATGGAATATAAAGAAGCAGTAAAACAAATAAAACAAAAACAGTTTTTACCTATATATTTATGTTATGGCACAGAAAAATTTTTAATGAACGAATTTATTCAATTTTTAACGAATGAATTTATTGATCCTGTACATAAAGATTTTGCATTAAGTCTTTTTGATTTAAATGAAACAAGTCTAGACCAAGTTATTGAAGATGTTGAAACCCTTCCGTTTATGGTACCTAATAAATTAGTTGTTGCTAAAAACGCAAGTTTTTTGACCGGAGCAAGGGATAAATCTAAGATTGAACATCAATTTGAGAAGTTAGAAAAATATACTAACTCGCCAGTTGATTATTCTGTGTTAATTCTTTATGTCCATACTGAGAAATTAGACGAAAGAAAAAAAATAGTGAAGTTATTAAAAAAACAAAATTATATTGTTTCATTCCCCCCATTAAAGCCAAATGAATTAACAAAATGGGTTCTAAATAGAGTGAAAAAAAATGGGAATCATATTTCAGAGCAGGCTATTGAAACATTTATTTTATACGCGGGTACGAATTTACAAACTTTAACGGCAGAGATTGAAAAGTGTTGTTTATTTGCAGGAGTGGATCAGGAAATTACTAGTGAGATGATTCAACAGTTAGTTGTACGCAGTACTGAACAAAACATTTTTATATTAGTTGATGAAATTGTAAAGAAAAAACTTGATAAGGCTTTAGCTATTTTTAATACTCTGTTAAAACAAAAAGAAGAGCCGATAAAAATTGTTTCACTTATTGCCAGACAGTTTCGTATTATATTACAGGTAAAGGAGTTATCCAGTAAAGGTTATTCACAATATCAAATTGCATCGCAATTGAGCATCCATCCTTACGCTGTTAAAATTGCTGATGGACAGGGTAGGATATATCACGAACAGAATCTATTAGACATTTTAGACAAATTAGCCGAACTTGATTTTCAGATGAAAAGCGGACAAGTTGATAAAGTGTTAGGTATAGAGAAGTTTTTATTTCAGGTGAATATGTAA
- a CDS encoding anti-sigma factor family protein — translation MKCQEVIQLMQRDLDGDLNKEEHQQMIDHINDCHSCTEMFERLKNVSIELEQLPKVTPPVSIVDQILPQLEKIDQANIIETQVPDTDETEEILTSNNQRTTFATLFKKAKPIAFLGASAAAVILIVITALNSGDNLKMNDMAAEQFASDTTANQNAPLEESAEVVFDDDVVPTPKVEFDENAALRIESEENNENAEQSGVETRTGEEASEEGIKIPAHEEVTFSEIVKGTASPDGQYVVNIRVVEEGGQELIVQKVNNQEILFTLKIEDNLSITKIEWLEDSQFILLETFDGEKKYSEKIDIFNPM, via the coding sequence ATGAAATGTCAAGAGGTGATACAACTTATGCAAAGAGACCTTGATGGTGATTTAAATAAAGAAGAACATCAGCAAATGATCGACCATATCAACGATTGTCATTCTTGTACAGAGATGTTTGAACGATTAAAAAATGTTTCGATTGAATTAGAGCAGTTACCGAAAGTAACACCACCAGTAAGTATAGTAGATCAAATATTACCTCAATTAGAGAAAATTGATCAGGCTAATATAATTGAAACACAAGTACCTGATACAGATGAAACAGAAGAAATATTAACTTCGAATAACCAAAGAACTACATTTGCAACTTTGTTCAAAAAAGCAAAACCTATTGCTTTTCTTGGAGCTTCTGCTGCGGCTGTAATATTGATCGTAATTACAGCTTTAAACTCAGGAGATAATCTTAAGATGAACGACATGGCGGCAGAACAATTTGCTTCTGATACTACTGCAAATCAAAACGCACCATTGGAAGAAAGTGCTGAGGTTGTTTTTGATGACGATGTTGTGCCGACCCCAAAAGTGGAATTTGATGAGAACGCAGCATTGCGAATTGAAAGTGAAGAAAACAATGAAAATGCTGAACAGTCAGGAGTTGAAACAAGAACAGGAGAAGAAGCTTCTGAAGAAGGCATAAAAATCCCAGCTCACGAAGAAGTTACATTCTCAGAGATTGTGAAGGGAACTGCATCACCAGATGGTCAGTACGTTGTAAATATTCGTGTTGTTGAGGAGGGGGGACAAGAGCTTATTGTACAGAAAGTAAATAATCAAGAAATATTATTTACTTTAAAGATTGAGGATAACTTATCCATTACAAAGATAGAGTGGTTAGAGGATAGTCAGTTTATCCTGTTAGAGACTTTCGACGGTGAAAAGAAATATTCTGAAAAAATCGATATTTTTAATCCAATGTAA
- a CDS encoding RNA polymerase sigma factor has translation MVEPEIIKNAQNGDKEALVQVLREIETHVYRTAYYILGNEHDAMDAAQESLIKIYSKIHLYEEKALFKTWIQRIVTNVCIDKFRKKKTNVSIEEHEIVIKGDDNVEKEILSAYVAKDIEDAIAKLPEHHRVVVVLRYLQDFSYNEISTSLDLPLNTVKSYLFRARKQLQKLLHEYQKGGVQG, from the coding sequence GTGGTAGAGCCAGAAATAATTAAAAATGCTCAAAATGGGGATAAGGAAGCTTTAGTACAAGTGTTAAGAGAAATTGAAACCCACGTATATCGCACCGCTTATTATATATTGGGCAACGAACACGATGCGATGGATGCAGCGCAAGAATCACTTATTAAAATTTATTCTAAAATTCATTTATACGAAGAAAAAGCTCTGTTTAAAACTTGGATTCAAAGAATCGTTACAAATGTTTGCATAGATAAGTTTCGCAAGAAAAAAACGAATGTTTCTATTGAAGAGCATGAAATAGTTATTAAAGGTGATGATAATGTGGAAAAAGAAATTTTATCTGCATATGTGGCAAAAGATATTGAGGATGCGATTGCCAAATTGCCTGAACATCACCGTGTGGTTGTTGTTTTAAGGTATTTGCAGGATTTTTCTTACAATGAGATCTCTACCTCACTTGATTTACCTTTGAATACTGTGAAATCGTATTTATTTAGAGCTAGGAAACAACTGCAGAAATTACTCCATGAATATCAGAAAGGTGGTGTACAAGGATGA
- a CDS encoding DNA internalization-related competence protein ComEC/Rec2, whose product MKQPILYIAVSWVIGAAIVFSIPTKMMFFSIIIMSLFGVLLLWKIKVPFKSILLLCLILTYSIMYHYWYHMKNVSMIDPDWEESEVKVYGTINSTIKIDGDQVSFDIKTDQLNEKLKVFIKLNTSDEKDTVKTWGRGDSIAFIGVLKAPSVARNFGAFDYRKYLYYQHIHWILSARGLDNLQVTPASFQFSFSYFLSWTDKIRSYLANQLVMIFSESHQGFMLSLLLGLRNEFDPIEFEQFSQIGLTHILAISGLHVAVFLTCCMYLLKLLGFTKEKQIYCCMCIIPFYILITGAAPSVVRAGLMAMFGLYALQNGRGKDVLNFVGFAVFLMLIWNPYYLVNVSFQLSVIVTLLLILLVPMISKLIPISSTLLNGTLSVTITAQLASFPLTIYYFNQFSFLSWLANLLLVPIVSIIILPLGLAALILSLIHIKVALLITYVIEICIDILFWFVHSINSYSKFNTIWASPTIELLLLYYILLWLSVWTLHKTNTKDDLIPVIVQDLRFVFIKKYKLAIFFNIILLLLGLFFYFPDLFDKTGLVRFIDVGQGDSIVIQTPKNKVILVDGGGTFSFTKSNEEWRNRKDPYEVGKDVVVPTLRKQGVHEIDYLIISHLDFDHIGGLIATIEKIPVNHIIFNGTLKNNETVQQLFHLANEKRIPLYKVEFGEVLKLDQYTTIHFLHPAELEELYLESEQNEQSIVFLLKMYQTKILFTGDIDQVTESAILNRLNPNQSKIDILKVAHHGSKSSSSTEWLSYWQPKAAVISVGNNNLYGHPHHDVLMNLENHNLKIYRTDIQGEIKLEIRANGWDVTTKLK is encoded by the coding sequence TTGAAACAGCCAATCCTTTATATTGCAGTTTCTTGGGTAATTGGTGCAGCTATAGTGTTTTCAATTCCTACAAAAATGATGTTTTTCTCTATTATAATAATGAGTTTATTTGGTGTTTTATTGCTTTGGAAAATAAAAGTGCCATTTAAAAGTATTTTATTATTATGTTTAATACTAACTTATTCAATTATGTATCACTACTGGTATCATATGAAAAATGTTTCAATGATAGATCCGGATTGGGAAGAATCAGAGGTGAAAGTTTATGGTACGATTAATTCCACAATAAAAATCGATGGCGATCAAGTCAGCTTTGATATCAAAACGGACCAACTAAATGAAAAGTTGAAAGTTTTTATCAAACTGAACACAAGTGATGAAAAAGATACTGTGAAAACATGGGGGAGAGGAGATTCTATTGCTTTTATCGGGGTACTTAAAGCACCTTCGGTAGCAAGGAATTTTGGTGCTTTTGATTATAGAAAGTACTTATATTATCAACACATTCATTGGATTTTGTCAGCAAGAGGTTTGGATAATCTTCAGGTGACTCCAGCTTCATTTCAATTCAGTTTCAGTTACTTTTTGAGTTGGACTGATAAAATAAGAAGTTATTTAGCTAATCAATTGGTAATGATTTTTTCAGAATCGCATCAGGGTTTTATGTTAAGTTTGTTATTAGGATTACGTAATGAATTTGACCCAATTGAGTTTGAACAATTTTCTCAAATTGGATTAACGCATATATTAGCGATTTCTGGTCTTCATGTAGCCGTTTTTTTGACTTGTTGTATGTACTTATTAAAACTACTAGGGTTTACAAAAGAAAAACAAATCTATTGTTGTATGTGTATTATTCCTTTTTATATCCTTATTACAGGAGCTGCACCATCGGTAGTTAGAGCTGGTCTTATGGCCATGTTTGGGTTATATGCACTCCAAAACGGACGTGGTAAAGATGTTTTAAATTTTGTTGGTTTTGCAGTATTCCTCATGTTGATATGGAACCCTTATTATTTGGTCAATGTGAGCTTTCAACTTTCAGTGATCGTAACATTATTACTAATTTTACTTGTCCCTATGATTAGTAAATTAATTCCCATTTCTTCAACTCTTTTAAATGGAACGTTGTCTGTGACTATTACTGCGCAGCTTGCCTCATTTCCGTTAACAATTTATTATTTTAATCAATTTTCTTTTCTATCTTGGTTAGCAAATCTCCTTTTAGTGCCTATCGTTAGTATTATCATTTTACCTCTTGGATTAGCAGCTTTAATTTTAAGTTTAATTCATATCAAAGTAGCTTTATTGATCACTTATGTAATCGAAATATGTATTGATATTTTATTTTGGTTTGTTCACAGTATTAATTCGTATTCAAAATTCAATACCATTTGGGCTTCCCCAACAATTGAACTTCTCTTATTATATTACATTTTGTTATGGCTGAGTGTTTGGACATTGCATAAAACAAATACAAAAGATGATCTCATTCCGGTAATAGTTCAAGATCTAAGGTTCGTTTTTATTAAGAAATATAAACTTGCTATTTTTTTTAATATCATCCTCCTTCTCCTCGGATTATTTTTTTATTTTCCAGATCTTTTTGACAAAACTGGTTTAGTGCGATTTATTGATGTAGGTCAGGGTGACAGTATTGTAATTCAGACTCCAAAAAACAAAGTGATTTTGGTTGATGGTGGCGGCACGTTTTCATTTACAAAGTCAAACGAAGAATGGAGAAACCGAAAAGATCCATATGAAGTTGGTAAAGATGTTGTGGTACCAACTTTAAGAAAACAAGGGGTACATGAAATAGATTATTTAATCATATCTCATTTAGATTTTGATCATATTGGTGGGTTGATCGCTACGATTGAAAAAATACCTGTTAATCATATTATTTTTAACGGTACATTAAAAAATAATGAAACAGTTCAACAACTCTTCCATTTAGCAAATGAAAAGAGAATTCCGCTATATAAGGTTGAATTTGGAGAAGTTTTAAAGTTGGATCAATATACGACTATTCATTTTTTACATCCTGCTGAATTAGAGGAACTTTATCTTGAATCTGAACAAAACGAACAATCTATCGTTTTTCTGCTGAAAATGTATCAAACAAAAATTTTATTTACTGGGGATATAGATCAGGTTACAGAAAGTGCAATTTTAAACCGCTTGAATCCGAATCAATCCAAAATAGATATATTAAAAGTAGCACATCACGGAAGTAAATCCTCTTCATCAACAGAATGGCTAAGTTATTGGCAGCCAAAAGCAGCCGTGATTTCAGTAGGTAACAATAATTTGTATGGACACCCACATCATGATGTGTTGATGAACTTAGAAAATCACAACCTTAAAATTTATCGTACTGACATACAGGGTGAAATAAAGTTGGAAATTAGAGCTAATGGATGGGATGTGACTACAAAGTTGAAATAA
- a CDS encoding cytidine/deoxycytidylate deaminase family protein translates to MNKNKRKDWDTYFLDIAYMAATRSQCPRRRVGAVLVQGKKLLGSAYNGAPMGVPDCSEAGCMIAEEYELQYVDGNDEMIKKQRCIRTIHAEQNLLLFTDRKDREGSTVYVTDQPCWTCANMLANSGVSEIVYHRPYLKDSDKVINLMKARGIVFRTLEHYHPPEGVFAEIKGN, encoded by the coding sequence ATGAACAAAAATAAACGCAAAGATTGGGATACCTACTTTTTAGACATTGCTTATATGGCAGCTACAAGATCACAATGCCCACGAAGAAGAGTAGGTGCTGTTCTTGTACAAGGAAAAAAACTGCTAGGTTCAGCATATAATGGTGCACCGATGGGAGTTCCAGACTGTTCAGAAGCAGGTTGTATGATCGCTGAAGAATATGAATTACAATATGTAGATGGAAATGATGAGATGATAAAAAAACAAAGATGTATTCGTACGATTCATGCCGAGCAAAATTTATTGCTATTTACAGACCGCAAGGATCGTGAAGGTTCAACGGTTTATGTAACAGATCAACCATGTTGGACATGTGCTAATATGCTTGCAAATTCAGGTGTTTCTGAAATTGTTTATCATCGTCCATATTTAAAAGATTCAGATAAAGTGATAAATCTTATGAAAGCTAGAGGGATCGTGTTTAGAACACTTGAACATTATCATCCCCCTGAAGGTGTTTTTGCTGAAATAAAAGGTAACTAA
- a CDS encoding homocysteine synthase gives MFEERKLGLETLSVHAGQEVDPTTMSRALPIYQTTSYGFKDTEHAANLFALKEFGNVYTRLMNPTSDSFEKRIAALEGAPAALATASGSSAITYSILNIAGAGDEIVSASSLYGGTFNLFSVSLPRIGIDVKFVDPNDPDNFRKAITSKTKALYAESIGNPKGDVLDIEAVAKIAHENSIPLIVDNTIPSPYLLRPIEFGADIVVHSATKFIGGHGTSIGGIIVDGGTFDWKESGKFPGLTEPDPSYNGMVYTEAVGPIAYIIKARVQLLRDMGAAISPFNSFLLMQGIETLHLRMERHSENALKIAQYLEGHEFVDSVSYAGLESHPSHQLAKKYLPNGQGAVMTFEVKGGMDAGKKVINSVDIFSHLANIGDSKSLIIHPASTTHAQLQGDDLLSAGVTSGMIRLSVGTETIDDLMNDLGQALKASQQ, from the coding sequence ATGTTTGAAGAACGTAAGTTAGGCTTAGAAACGTTATCTGTACATGCAGGTCAAGAGGTTGATCCAACAACGATGTCACGAGCCCTTCCAATTTATCAAACGACTTCGTATGGATTTAAAGACACAGAACATGCTGCGAATTTGTTTGCTTTAAAGGAATTCGGTAATGTATACACTCGATTAATGAATCCAACTTCAGATTCGTTTGAGAAGAGAATAGCGGCTTTAGAAGGTGCACCTGCTGCTTTGGCAACAGCTTCTGGATCATCAGCAATAACGTATTCCATCTTAAATATTGCTGGTGCTGGAGATGAGATTGTGTCTGCTTCAAGTTTATATGGTGGTACTTTTAATTTGTTTTCGGTTAGTTTACCTAGAATTGGTATTGATGTGAAATTTGTAGACCCGAACGATCCAGATAATTTTCGTAAAGCAATTACTAGCAAAACAAAAGCTTTGTATGCTGAATCTATAGGAAATCCTAAGGGAGATGTCTTAGATATTGAAGCTGTAGCTAAAATAGCACACGAAAATAGCATTCCTCTCATTGTTGACAATACGATACCAAGCCCTTATTTATTACGCCCAATTGAGTTTGGTGCAGATATTGTTGTACATTCAGCTACGAAATTTATTGGAGGTCATGGCACTTCAATAGGAGGAATTATCGTTGACGGAGGTACATTTGATTGGAAGGAAAGTGGGAAATTCCCTGGATTAACTGAGCCAGATCCAAGTTATAATGGGATGGTGTATACAGAGGCAGTAGGACCAATTGCATATATCATTAAAGCTCGAGTTCAGTTGTTACGGGATATGGGAGCTGCAATTTCACCATTTAATTCTTTTTTACTTATGCAAGGTATAGAAACACTTCATTTGAGAATGGAAAGACATAGTGAAAATGCGCTTAAAATTGCTCAATATTTAGAGGGTCATGAATTTGTTGATAGTGTTAGTTATGCAGGGTTGGAAAGTCATCCTTCACATCAATTAGCAAAGAAGTATTTACCGAACGGACAGGGAGCAGTGATGACTTTTGAAGTAAAAGGTGGAATGGATGCAGGAAAAAAAGTCATTAATTCTGTTGATATATTTTCGCACCTTGCTAATATTGGAGATAGTAAATCACTTATTATCCATCCTGCTAGTACAACGCATGCTCAATTACAAGGTGACGATCTATTATCAGCAGGAGTAACATCTGGAATGATTCGTTTATCAGTAGGAACAGAAACCATAGATGATCTAATGAATGATTTGGGTCAAGCGCTAAAAGCAAGTCAACAATAA
- a CDS encoding ComEA family DNA-binding protein has protein sequence MSLSKLKEIRSILWIILILCIVFFLFLEMFILQTDEVNELEKVNDQVEDVLLLNDVRTSQKGKLEEKGLENPSDSSAETIGPPEKINVNQASVQQLMTLPNIGEVKAQAIVDYREEHGRFLNRNELMNVKGIGEKTIEKLKGLITF, from the coding sequence ATGAGTTTAAGCAAATTAAAAGAAATCCGTTCTATATTATGGATCATACTTATATTATGTATTGTCTTCTTTCTTTTTCTTGAGATGTTTATATTACAAACTGATGAGGTTAATGAATTAGAGAAGGTTAATGACCAGGTGGAAGATGTACTATTACTAAATGATGTTAGAACTAGTCAAAAAGGTAAATTAGAAGAAAAGGGGTTGGAAAACCCATCAGATTCAAGCGCAGAAACTATAGGACCACCTGAAAAAATTAATGTTAACCAAGCAAGTGTTCAACAGTTAATGACTTTACCGAATATTGGAGAAGTAAAAGCTCAAGCCATTGTTGATTATCGAGAAGAGCATGGGAGATTTCTCAATAGAAATGAACTGATGAATGTAAAAGGAATCGGAGAGAAAACGATTGAAAAACTAAAAGGATTGATTACATTTTAG
- the comER gene encoding late competence protein ComER, protein MNLGFIGTGSMGSLLIEAFIQSEALKAEQLSASNRTKDKTKKLKEKYPKLRIFPSNIEVALESDIIFICVKPLEFKHVIDEIKNVLLPSQIIVSITSPILIKHLEDQLPCKIAKIIPSITNHERSGASLCMYGNKITEKDKQTLENLLETISEPLQISEQYTRVTSDISSCGPAFLAFFIQNFVDAAVEETGIPKEEATRLASEMVLGTGKLLTTGGFTPETLRERVSVPGGITAEGLKMMSNELDGVFNQLIKTTHAKYDEDLNKVESMFYDSSKN, encoded by the coding sequence ATGAATTTAGGATTCATTGGAACTGGCAGTATGGGGAGTTTATTAATAGAGGCTTTCATCCAATCCGAAGCCTTGAAAGCAGAGCAACTTTCAGCAAGTAATCGAACAAAGGACAAAACGAAGAAACTTAAAGAAAAATACCCTAAGCTCCGTATTTTTCCATCAAATATTGAGGTAGCTTTAGAAAGTGATATTATTTTTATTTGTGTGAAACCATTAGAATTTAAACATGTAATAGATGAAATCAAAAATGTATTATTACCTTCTCAAATCATTGTTTCAATTACTAGTCCAATTTTAATAAAACATCTTGAAGATCAGCTTCCTTGTAAAATTGCAAAGATTATTCCAAGCATTACAAATCATGAACGCAGCGGGGCCTCTCTATGCATGTATGGAAACAAAATAACAGAAAAAGACAAACAAACGCTAGAAAATTTACTAGAAACTATTAGTGAACCATTGCAAATTTCTGAACAGTATACAAGGGTTACATCTGATATCTCTAGCTGTGGTCCAGCCTTTTTAGCCTTTTTTATTCAAAACTTTGTTGACGCAGCTGTGGAGGAAACAGGAATTCCAAAAGAAGAAGCAACTCGCTTAGCCAGTGAAATGGTATTGGGAACTGGAAAGTTATTAACTACAGGGGGATTCACTCCAGAAACATTAAGAGAACGTGTTAGTGTTCCTGGAGGAATAACCGCTGAGGGCTTGAAGATGATGTCAAACGAGTTAGATGGTGTTTTTAATCAGCTTATCAAAACTACACATGCAAAATATGATGAGGACCTCAACAAAGTAGAATCCATGTTTTACGATTCAAGCAAAAATTAA